From the genome of Bombus pascuorum chromosome 2, iyBomPasc1.1, whole genome shotgun sequence, one region includes:
- the LOC132916185 gene encoding peptide transporter family 1 isoform X2, translating to MTTEKEEKAKKLTYPKSIFFIVSNEFCERFSFYGMRTVLTLYLRNQLRYDDNTSIVIYHVFTMFVYFFPIFGAMLADSLLGKFHTILYLSIIYALGQLLLSLSAAPPLGIPPREFSLVGLLLIALGTGGIKPCVAAFGGDQFILPLQERYLSTFFSLFYFSINSGSLISSFLTPLLRSDVTCFGQNTCYSLAFFVPAVLMMLSVVIFLLGKPLYRVVKPTGNVVLNVSKCISYAIYKKFTSKNEKREYWLEYADDKYEKSLINDIKAALQVMKLFIPIPIFWALFDQQGSRWTFQATRMDGEIGNFLLQPDQIQVFNPFLVLAFIPLFETCLYPLMRKIGLRTPLRILSIGGFLASLSFVIAAVVEYQLEKTYPILPSENFAQLRLFNTLNCPVTITRHDTELSFVLESMDMWEDKYIKASGETNWRYSADFSKCNRTDSTKFNETAGTIVLPEGKATSCVVTQANELYKYTDSVDKTVSGEPLIRALVDVNSSQDPVPLKFMKGDATVFEFEINGTSFGETRLAEVKPGTYDIRLNDILVKKDVRLRLGGVYTMVGSVIGEKPMANVITVTEPNSMHMLWLIPQYVVITMGEVMFSVTGLEFAFTQAPASMKSLLQASWLLTVAFGNLIVVIVAEISIFNRQVYEFLLFAGLMFIDIIIFAVMAKFYKYVDEDEITEETIHMSQDTGTFNESYHQDEK from the exons ATGACTACCGAAAAGGAGGAGAAAGCGAAG AAGCTGACGTATCCCaagtcgatattttttatcgtgtCCAATGAATTCTGCGAGAGATTCTCTTTCTATGGAATGCGTA CTGTATTGACCCTTTATCTAAGGAATCAATTAAGATACGACGATAACACATCTATCGTCATATATCATGTGTTCACGATGTTCGTATACTTTTTCCCTATATTCGGAGCGATGCTGGCGGATTCCTTACTGGGAAAATTTCACACCATCTTATACTTGAGTATCATTTACGCTTTAGGCCAACTTCTGCTATCTTTAAGCGCTGCGCCTCCATTAGGTATACCTCCTAG AGAATTTTCATTGGTTGGCCTACTCCTTATAGCCCTTGGCACAGGCGGTATAAAACCTTGCGTGGCTGCATTCGGCGGCGATCAATTCATACTACCGCTACAGGAACGATACTTGTCCACATTCTTCTCCCTGTTTTACTTTTCTATCAACTCCGGATCTTTGATCTCGAGCTTCCTCACGCCCCTGCTTCGTAGCGATGTCACGTGTTTCGGCCAAAATACCTGTTACTCTCTGGCATTTTTTGTGCCAGCCGTTCTTATGATGTTATCCGTCG TGATATTCCTCCTTGGGAAACCTTTGTACAGAGTAGTCAAGCCGACGGGCAACGTCGTTTTGAATGTTTCCAAGTGCATTTCT taCGCTATCTACAAAAAGTTTACGTCGAAGAATGAGAAAAGAGAGTATTGGCTCGAGTATGCGGATGACAAGTACGAGAAATCACTGATAAACGATATTAAGGCAGCTCTGCAGGTGATGAAATTGTTTATTCCGATACCGATATTTTGGGCACTTTTCGATCAGCAAGGCTCTCGGTGGACGTTTCAAGCAACCCGAATGGACGGCGAAATCGGAAATTTTCTGCTTCAACCAGATCAAATACAAGTGTTCAATCCTTTTTTGGTGCTCGCCTTTATACCTTTGTTCGAGACTTGTCTCTATCCTCTTATGAGGAAGATCGGCTTACGAACTCCGCTGAGAATCTTGTCTATCGGCGGTTTCTTAGCTTCTTTGTCGTTCGTAATAGCGGCCGTGGTCGAATATCAGCTCGAG AAAACGTATCCGATTTTGCCTTCGGAAAATTTCGCGCAATTGCGCCTTTTCAATACTCTGAATTGTCCGGTAACTATAACGAGGCACGATACCGAATTATCTTTTGTCCTCGAAAGTATGGATATGTGGGAAGACAAGTATATCAAAGCGAGTGGCGAAACAAACTGGCGGTATAGCgcagatttttcaaaatgcaACAGAACCGATAGCACGAAATTCAACGAAACAGCTG GAACTATCGTTTTACCCGAAGGCAAGGCGACTTCTTGCGTTGTAACGCAGGCAAATGAACTTTATAAGTACACGGATTCGGTGGATAAAACGGTCTCTGGCGAACCTTTGATACGTGCACTCGTCGACGTAAATTCATCGCAGGACCCTGTTCCTCTGAAATTTATGAAGGGCGATGCAACAGTCTTTGAATTCGAGATAAATGGTACTTCGTTCGGGGAAACCCGTCTAGCTGAAGTCAAACCTGGCACATACGATATTCGTTTGAATGatatattggtaaaaaaagaCGTACGTCTCAGACTCGGTGGAGTTTATACGATGGTCGGATCTGTTATTGGAGAAAAACCGATGGCTAACGTTATAACTGTAACCGAACCAAATTCCATGCATATGTTGTGGTTGATTCCTCAATATGTTGTTATCACGATGGGTGAAGTCATGTTCTCGGTGACTGGCTTAGAATTTGCATTCACGCAAGCCCCTGCCAGTATGAAGTCTCTTTTACAGGCTTCTTGGCTGTTGACAGTAGCTTTTGGTAATCTCATTGTAGTCATTGTGGCGGAAATCTCGATCTTCAATCGTCAG GTTTATGAATTCCTTTTGTTCGCCGGATTAATGTTcatcgatataattattttcgctGTAATGGCGAAATTTTATAAGTACGTAGACGAAGACGAAATTACCGAAGAAACCATTCATATGAGCCAAGACACTGGAACATTTAATGAGTCTTATCATCAAGATGAGAAGTGA
- the LOC132916190 gene encoding uncharacterized protein LOC132916190 isoform X2, whose protein sequence is MMTSTLCTCTWLLLPCCILVTLSTGELNFYRDDIAFRQLMKYLEGQRTHFLSLLANQARKKHHLGLERQKERDILEALINKGSLADIQRKEKAKGWNYRQTRYNEPVNELPQEREHYFSLYELNPLESSLDYTNFKLPYLPGETNGEDTSLQDDDYGYDRNPLSKHLSFDETNLDRGMKEEPLEFHGSYSSGSINEYGKNDIQIQKLEATTPDFTFDSNLRDRQPFAVKPDDPRYYQDAPFFLDNEDNSDFEQSMKNNTKWERENTAIGKGHTMEQEKARNMESKFKDTSVIVIPELERRMEYNPMFVPVNQDLNNDIYFIAVVAGCSAAAMFALVLVALTWCRLKRGAKAAADIEYPAYGITGPNKEISPSGDQRLAQSAQMYHFQHQKQQIIAMEKDPGSVSEAESEEENEEGDYTVYECPGLASTGEMEVKNPLFHDDPTPATPAQTNKEEDHI, encoded by the exons ATGATGACATCGACCCTCTGCACCTGCACATGGCTACTGCTACCCTGCTGCATTCTAGTCACCCTCTCTACTGgtgaattgaatttttatcgag ATGATATCGCTTTTAGACAATTGATGAAGTACCTCGAAGGGCAGAGAACGCATTTTCTCTCACTGTTGGCGAATCAAGCTCGCAAGAAGCATCATCTGGGATTGGAACGCCAAAAGGAGAGGGATATTCTGGAAGCGTTGATCAACAAAGGCAGCTTGGCGGATATtcaaagaaaggagaaagcgAAAGGATGGAACTATCGGCAAACGCGATACAACGAGCCGGTCAACGAATTACCGCAAGAAAGGGAGcattatttttcgttataCGAGTTGAACCCGCTCGAAAGTTCTTTGGATTATACAAACTTTAAGTTGCCTTATCTTCCCGGTGAAACGAATGGCGAGGATACGAGTCTTCAAGACGACGACTACGGATACGATCGGAATCCATTATCGAAACATTTGTCTTTCGACGAGACCAACTTGGACAGGGGAATGAAGGAGGAACCGTTGGAATTTCACGGGAGTTACAGTAGTGGATCGATCAACGAGTACGGCAAAAATGATATACAGATACAAAAGCTGGAAGCGACCACTCCGGATTTTACTTTCGACTCGAATTTACGCGATAGACAACCGTTCGCTGTGAAGCCCGATGATCCCAGATATTATCAGGATGCTCCTTTTTTCCTAG ATAACGAAGATAACTCGGATTTTGAGcaatcgatgaaaaataatacgaagTGGGAACGAGAGAATACAGCGATTGGAAAAGGACACACGATGGAACAGGAGAAGGCGAGAAACATGGAGTCCAAATTTAAGGATACGTCGGTGATCGTGATACCGGAGTTGGAACGACGTATGGAGTACAACCCGATGTTCGTACCTGTAAACCAGGATttgaataacgatatatattttattg CTGTCGTTGCTGGCTGCAGCGCAGCGGCGATGTTTGCTCTGGTATTAGTCGCTTTGACATGGTGCAg GTTAAAACGGGGTGCTAAGGCGGCTGCTGATATAGAATATCCAGCTTACGGTATAACCGGCCCGAACAAAGAGATATCACCATCCGGAGACCAAAGACTCGCGCAGTCTGCTCAGATGTACCACTTCCAACATCAGAAACAACAAATCATCGCTATGGAAAA AGACCCAGGCTCTGTATCCGAAGCAGAGAGCGAGGAGGAAAACGAGGAAGGAGACTACACCGTTTACGAATGCCCAGGACTGGCTTCT ACTGGTGAAATGGAAGTAAAGAATCCGTTATTCCACGATGATCCAACACCGGCGACACCAGCACAAACTAACAAAGAAGAGGACCATATATAG
- the LOC132916185 gene encoding peptide transporter family 1 isoform X1 produces MGERKRSIKEIQDYPDNESNTEENQKKLTYPKSIFFIVSNEFCERFSFYGMRTVLTLYLRNQLRYDDNTSIVIYHVFTMFVYFFPIFGAMLADSLLGKFHTILYLSIIYALGQLLLSLSAAPPLGIPPREFSLVGLLLIALGTGGIKPCVAAFGGDQFILPLQERYLSTFFSLFYFSINSGSLISSFLTPLLRSDVTCFGQNTCYSLAFFVPAVLMMLSVVIFLLGKPLYRVVKPTGNVVLNVSKCISYAIYKKFTSKNEKREYWLEYADDKYEKSLINDIKAALQVMKLFIPIPIFWALFDQQGSRWTFQATRMDGEIGNFLLQPDQIQVFNPFLVLAFIPLFETCLYPLMRKIGLRTPLRILSIGGFLASLSFVIAAVVEYQLEKTYPILPSENFAQLRLFNTLNCPVTITRHDTELSFVLESMDMWEDKYIKASGETNWRYSADFSKCNRTDSTKFNETAGTIVLPEGKATSCVVTQANELYKYTDSVDKTVSGEPLIRALVDVNSSQDPVPLKFMKGDATVFEFEINGTSFGETRLAEVKPGTYDIRLNDILVKKDVRLRLGGVYTMVGSVIGEKPMANVITVTEPNSMHMLWLIPQYVVITMGEVMFSVTGLEFAFTQAPASMKSLLQASWLLTVAFGNLIVVIVAEISIFNRQVYEFLLFAGLMFIDIIIFAVMAKFYKYVDEDEITEETIHMSQDTGTFNESYHQDEK; encoded by the exons ATGGGCGAGAGGAAACGTTCCATCAAGGAGATACAAG ATTATCCGGACAATGAGAGTAACACGGAGGAAAATCAAAAg AAGCTGACGTATCCCaagtcgatattttttatcgtgtCCAATGAATTCTGCGAGAGATTCTCTTTCTATGGAATGCGTA CTGTATTGACCCTTTATCTAAGGAATCAATTAAGATACGACGATAACACATCTATCGTCATATATCATGTGTTCACGATGTTCGTATACTTTTTCCCTATATTCGGAGCGATGCTGGCGGATTCCTTACTGGGAAAATTTCACACCATCTTATACTTGAGTATCATTTACGCTTTAGGCCAACTTCTGCTATCTTTAAGCGCTGCGCCTCCATTAGGTATACCTCCTAG AGAATTTTCATTGGTTGGCCTACTCCTTATAGCCCTTGGCACAGGCGGTATAAAACCTTGCGTGGCTGCATTCGGCGGCGATCAATTCATACTACCGCTACAGGAACGATACTTGTCCACATTCTTCTCCCTGTTTTACTTTTCTATCAACTCCGGATCTTTGATCTCGAGCTTCCTCACGCCCCTGCTTCGTAGCGATGTCACGTGTTTCGGCCAAAATACCTGTTACTCTCTGGCATTTTTTGTGCCAGCCGTTCTTATGATGTTATCCGTCG TGATATTCCTCCTTGGGAAACCTTTGTACAGAGTAGTCAAGCCGACGGGCAACGTCGTTTTGAATGTTTCCAAGTGCATTTCT taCGCTATCTACAAAAAGTTTACGTCGAAGAATGAGAAAAGAGAGTATTGGCTCGAGTATGCGGATGACAAGTACGAGAAATCACTGATAAACGATATTAAGGCAGCTCTGCAGGTGATGAAATTGTTTATTCCGATACCGATATTTTGGGCACTTTTCGATCAGCAAGGCTCTCGGTGGACGTTTCAAGCAACCCGAATGGACGGCGAAATCGGAAATTTTCTGCTTCAACCAGATCAAATACAAGTGTTCAATCCTTTTTTGGTGCTCGCCTTTATACCTTTGTTCGAGACTTGTCTCTATCCTCTTATGAGGAAGATCGGCTTACGAACTCCGCTGAGAATCTTGTCTATCGGCGGTTTCTTAGCTTCTTTGTCGTTCGTAATAGCGGCCGTGGTCGAATATCAGCTCGAG AAAACGTATCCGATTTTGCCTTCGGAAAATTTCGCGCAATTGCGCCTTTTCAATACTCTGAATTGTCCGGTAACTATAACGAGGCACGATACCGAATTATCTTTTGTCCTCGAAAGTATGGATATGTGGGAAGACAAGTATATCAAAGCGAGTGGCGAAACAAACTGGCGGTATAGCgcagatttttcaaaatgcaACAGAACCGATAGCACGAAATTCAACGAAACAGCTG GAACTATCGTTTTACCCGAAGGCAAGGCGACTTCTTGCGTTGTAACGCAGGCAAATGAACTTTATAAGTACACGGATTCGGTGGATAAAACGGTCTCTGGCGAACCTTTGATACGTGCACTCGTCGACGTAAATTCATCGCAGGACCCTGTTCCTCTGAAATTTATGAAGGGCGATGCAACAGTCTTTGAATTCGAGATAAATGGTACTTCGTTCGGGGAAACCCGTCTAGCTGAAGTCAAACCTGGCACATACGATATTCGTTTGAATGatatattggtaaaaaaagaCGTACGTCTCAGACTCGGTGGAGTTTATACGATGGTCGGATCTGTTATTGGAGAAAAACCGATGGCTAACGTTATAACTGTAACCGAACCAAATTCCATGCATATGTTGTGGTTGATTCCTCAATATGTTGTTATCACGATGGGTGAAGTCATGTTCTCGGTGACTGGCTTAGAATTTGCATTCACGCAAGCCCCTGCCAGTATGAAGTCTCTTTTACAGGCTTCTTGGCTGTTGACAGTAGCTTTTGGTAATCTCATTGTAGTCATTGTGGCGGAAATCTCGATCTTCAATCGTCAG GTTTATGAATTCCTTTTGTTCGCCGGATTAATGTTcatcgatataattattttcgctGTAATGGCGAAATTTTATAAGTACGTAGACGAAGACGAAATTACCGAAGAAACCATTCATATGAGCCAAGACACTGGAACATTTAATGAGTCTTATCATCAAGATGAGAAGTGA
- the LOC132916190 gene encoding uncharacterized protein LOC132916190 isoform X1 produces the protein MMTSTLCTCTWLLLPCCILVTLSTGELNFYRDDIAFRQLMKYLEGQRTHFLSLLANQARKKHHLGLERQKERDILEALINKGSLADIQRKEKAKGWNYRQTRYNEPVNELPQEREHYFSLYELNPLESSLDYTNFKLPYLPGETNGEDTSLQDDDYGYDRNPLSKHLSFDETNLDRGMKEEPLEFHGSYSSGSINEYGKNDIQIQKLEATTPDFTFDSNLRDRQPFAVKPDDPRYYQDAPFFLDNEDNSDFEQSMKNNTKWERENTAIGKGHTMEQEKARNMESKFKDTSVIVIPELERRMEYNPMFVPVNQDLNNDIYFIAVVAGCSAAAMFALVLVALTWCRLKRGAKAAADIEYPAYGITGPNKEISPSGDQRLAQSAQMYHFQHQKQQIIAMENRVSATRDPGSVSEAESEEENEEGDYTVYECPGLASTGEMEVKNPLFHDDPTPATPAQTNKEEDHI, from the exons ATGATGACATCGACCCTCTGCACCTGCACATGGCTACTGCTACCCTGCTGCATTCTAGTCACCCTCTCTACTGgtgaattgaatttttatcgag ATGATATCGCTTTTAGACAATTGATGAAGTACCTCGAAGGGCAGAGAACGCATTTTCTCTCACTGTTGGCGAATCAAGCTCGCAAGAAGCATCATCTGGGATTGGAACGCCAAAAGGAGAGGGATATTCTGGAAGCGTTGATCAACAAAGGCAGCTTGGCGGATATtcaaagaaaggagaaagcgAAAGGATGGAACTATCGGCAAACGCGATACAACGAGCCGGTCAACGAATTACCGCAAGAAAGGGAGcattatttttcgttataCGAGTTGAACCCGCTCGAAAGTTCTTTGGATTATACAAACTTTAAGTTGCCTTATCTTCCCGGTGAAACGAATGGCGAGGATACGAGTCTTCAAGACGACGACTACGGATACGATCGGAATCCATTATCGAAACATTTGTCTTTCGACGAGACCAACTTGGACAGGGGAATGAAGGAGGAACCGTTGGAATTTCACGGGAGTTACAGTAGTGGATCGATCAACGAGTACGGCAAAAATGATATACAGATACAAAAGCTGGAAGCGACCACTCCGGATTTTACTTTCGACTCGAATTTACGCGATAGACAACCGTTCGCTGTGAAGCCCGATGATCCCAGATATTATCAGGATGCTCCTTTTTTCCTAG ATAACGAAGATAACTCGGATTTTGAGcaatcgatgaaaaataatacgaagTGGGAACGAGAGAATACAGCGATTGGAAAAGGACACACGATGGAACAGGAGAAGGCGAGAAACATGGAGTCCAAATTTAAGGATACGTCGGTGATCGTGATACCGGAGTTGGAACGACGTATGGAGTACAACCCGATGTTCGTACCTGTAAACCAGGATttgaataacgatatatattttattg CTGTCGTTGCTGGCTGCAGCGCAGCGGCGATGTTTGCTCTGGTATTAGTCGCTTTGACATGGTGCAg GTTAAAACGGGGTGCTAAGGCGGCTGCTGATATAGAATATCCAGCTTACGGTATAACCGGCCCGAACAAAGAGATATCACCATCCGGAGACCAAAGACTCGCGCAGTCTGCTCAGATGTACCACTTCCAACATCAGAAACAACAAATCATCGCTATGGAAAA TCGTGTTTCTGCAACCAGAGACCCAGGCTCTGTATCCGAAGCAGAGAGCGAGGAGGAAAACGAGGAAGGAGACTACACCGTTTACGAATGCCCAGGACTGGCTTCT ACTGGTGAAATGGAAGTAAAGAATCCGTTATTCCACGATGATCCAACACCGGCGACACCAGCACAAACTAACAAAGAAGAGGACCATATATAG
- the LOC132916190 gene encoding uncharacterized protein LOC132916190 isoform X3, with product MMTSTLCTCTWLLLPCCILVTLSTGELNFYRDDIAFRQLMKYLEGQRTHFLSLLANQARKKHHLGLERQKERDILEALINKGSLADIQRKEKAKGWNYRQTRYNEPVNELPQEREHYFSLYELNPLESSLDYTNFKLPYLPGETNGEDTSLQDDDYGYDETNLDRGMKEEPLEFHGSYSSGSINEYGKNDIQIQKLEATTPDFTFDSNLRDRQPFAVKPDDPRYYQDAPFFLDNEDNSDFEQSMKNNTKWERENTAIGKGHTMEQEKARNMESKFKDTSVIVIPELERRMEYNPMFVPVNQDLNNDIYFIAVVAGCSAAAMFALVLVALTWCRLKRGAKAAADIEYPAYGITGPNKEISPSGDQRLAQSAQMYHFQHQKQQIIAMENRVSATRDPGSVSEAESEEENEEGDYTVYECPGLASTGEMEVKNPLFHDDPTPATPAQTNKEEDHI from the exons ATGATGACATCGACCCTCTGCACCTGCACATGGCTACTGCTACCCTGCTGCATTCTAGTCACCCTCTCTACTGgtgaattgaatttttatcgag ATGATATCGCTTTTAGACAATTGATGAAGTACCTCGAAGGGCAGAGAACGCATTTTCTCTCACTGTTGGCGAATCAAGCTCGCAAGAAGCATCATCTGGGATTGGAACGCCAAAAGGAGAGGGATATTCTGGAAGCGTTGATCAACAAAGGCAGCTTGGCGGATATtcaaagaaaggagaaagcgAAAGGATGGAACTATCGGCAAACGCGATACAACGAGCCGGTCAACGAATTACCGCAAGAAAGGGAGcattatttttcgttataCGAGTTGAACCCGCTCGAAAGTTCTTTGGATTATACAAACTTTAAGTTGCCTTATCTTCCCGGTGAAACGAATGGCGAGGATACGAGTCTTCAAGACGACGACTACGGATACGA CGAGACCAACTTGGACAGGGGAATGAAGGAGGAACCGTTGGAATTTCACGGGAGTTACAGTAGTGGATCGATCAACGAGTACGGCAAAAATGATATACAGATACAAAAGCTGGAAGCGACCACTCCGGATTTTACTTTCGACTCGAATTTACGCGATAGACAACCGTTCGCTGTGAAGCCCGATGATCCCAGATATTATCAGGATGCTCCTTTTTTCCTAG ATAACGAAGATAACTCGGATTTTGAGcaatcgatgaaaaataatacgaagTGGGAACGAGAGAATACAGCGATTGGAAAAGGACACACGATGGAACAGGAGAAGGCGAGAAACATGGAGTCCAAATTTAAGGATACGTCGGTGATCGTGATACCGGAGTTGGAACGACGTATGGAGTACAACCCGATGTTCGTACCTGTAAACCAGGATttgaataacgatatatattttattg CTGTCGTTGCTGGCTGCAGCGCAGCGGCGATGTTTGCTCTGGTATTAGTCGCTTTGACATGGTGCAg GTTAAAACGGGGTGCTAAGGCGGCTGCTGATATAGAATATCCAGCTTACGGTATAACCGGCCCGAACAAAGAGATATCACCATCCGGAGACCAAAGACTCGCGCAGTCTGCTCAGATGTACCACTTCCAACATCAGAAACAACAAATCATCGCTATGGAAAA TCGTGTTTCTGCAACCAGAGACCCAGGCTCTGTATCCGAAGCAGAGAGCGAGGAGGAAAACGAGGAAGGAGACTACACCGTTTACGAATGCCCAGGACTGGCTTCT ACTGGTGAAATGGAAGTAAAGAATCCGTTATTCCACGATGATCCAACACCGGCGACACCAGCACAAACTAACAAAGAAGAGGACCATATATAG
- the LOC132916197 gene encoding E3 ubiquitin-protein ligase NRDP1 isoform X2, translating to MGFDVNRFQGEVDEELVCPICSGVLEDPVQAPVCEHAFCRTCINEWINRQPTCPLDRTPITSAQLRAVPRILRNLLARLCISCDNIMYGCQVIVKLDSLVSHLEQCEYNPKRPMLCEQGCSLIIPKNELKDHNCVRELRNIIHSQQQKLADMKRELGEQQLQINEHKREIHLLKDFMRALRVSNPAMRAIADQMERDEVVRWSATLPRARVTRWGGMISTPDELLQTMIKRTLSEYNCPPHVIDELMENCHERKWPPGLNSLETRQNSRRQYDNYVCKRVPGKQAVLVLYCDNTHMPEDMMVEPGLVMIFAHGIE from the exons ATGGGGTTCGATGTGAACCGCTTTCAGGGCGAAGTTGACGAGGAACTTGTTTGTCCGATATGCTCTGGTGTTCTGGAGGATCCTGTCCAG GCACCTGTATGTGAACATGCCTTTTGTCGTACATGCATTAATGAATGGATAAATAGACAGCCCACCTGTCCGTTGGATCGTACGCCAATTACATCTGCTCAGCTTAGAGCAGTTCCAAGAATTCTTCGGAATCTGTTGGCCCGCCTTTGTATTAGTTGTGATAACATTATGTATGGATGTCAAGTAATAGTTAAGCTCGATAGTTTAGTGTCACATTTGGAGCAATGTGAATATAATCCCAAGAGACCGATGCTTTGTGAACAAGGATGTAGTCTTATTATTCCTAAAAACGAGCTAAAAGATCATAACTGTGTGAGGGAACtcagaaatattatacattcgCAACAACAAAAGCTTGCTGATATGAAGCGTGAATTAGGTGAACAACAACTTCAAATAAATGAACACAAGAGGGAAATACATCTTTTAAAAGACTTTATGAGAGCATTGAGAGTTTCAAACCCAGCAATGCGCGCTATCGCCGATCAAATGGAAAGAGACGAAGTTGTAAGATGGTCTGCTACCCTTCCTAGAGCAAGAGTAACAAGATGGGGAGGAATGATTTCCACCCCGGATGAACTGTTGCAG aCGATGATAAAGAGAACTttatcggaatataattgccCGCCTCATGTAATCGAcgaattaatggaaaattgtcACGAAAGGAAATGGCCTCCAGGCTTAAACTCCCTCGAAACCAGACAGAATTCCAGAAGGCAATATGACAATTACGTTTGTAAAAGAGTCCCTGGTAAACAAGCAGTGCTAGTTCTTTATTGTGATAATACTCATATGCCGGAAGACATGATGGTTGAACCTGGACTAGTGATGATTTTTGCACATGgcatagaataa
- the LOC132916197 gene encoding E3 ubiquitin-protein ligase NRDP1 isoform X1: MGFDVNRFQGEVDEELVCPICSGVLEDPVQVSNMLQAPVCEHAFCRTCINEWINRQPTCPLDRTPITSAQLRAVPRILRNLLARLCISCDNIMYGCQVIVKLDSLVSHLEQCEYNPKRPMLCEQGCSLIIPKNELKDHNCVRELRNIIHSQQQKLADMKRELGEQQLQINEHKREIHLLKDFMRALRVSNPAMRAIADQMERDEVVRWSATLPRARVTRWGGMISTPDELLQTMIKRTLSEYNCPPHVIDELMENCHERKWPPGLNSLETRQNSRRQYDNYVCKRVPGKQAVLVLYCDNTHMPEDMMVEPGLVMIFAHGIE, translated from the exons ATGGGGTTCGATGTGAACCGCTTTCAGGGCGAAGTTGACGAGGAACTTGTTTGTCCGATATGCTCTGGTGTTCTGGAGGATCCTGTCCAG GTGAGCAATATGTTGCAGGCACCTGTATGTGAACATGCCTTTTGTCGTACATGCATTAATGAATGGATAAATAGACAGCCCACCTGTCCGTTGGATCGTACGCCAATTACATCTGCTCAGCTTAGAGCAGTTCCAAGAATTCTTCGGAATCTGTTGGCCCGCCTTTGTATTAGTTGTGATAACATTATGTATGGATGTCAAGTAATAGTTAAGCTCGATAGTTTAGTGTCACATTTGGAGCAATGTGAATATAATCCCAAGAGACCGATGCTTTGTGAACAAGGATGTAGTCTTATTATTCCTAAAAACGAGCTAAAAGATCATAACTGTGTGAGGGAACtcagaaatattatacattcgCAACAACAAAAGCTTGCTGATATGAAGCGTGAATTAGGTGAACAACAACTTCAAATAAATGAACACAAGAGGGAAATACATCTTTTAAAAGACTTTATGAGAGCATTGAGAGTTTCAAACCCAGCAATGCGCGCTATCGCCGATCAAATGGAAAGAGACGAAGTTGTAAGATGGTCTGCTACCCTTCCTAGAGCAAGAGTAACAAGATGGGGAGGAATGATTTCCACCCCGGATGAACTGTTGCAG aCGATGATAAAGAGAACTttatcggaatataattgccCGCCTCATGTAATCGAcgaattaatggaaaattgtcACGAAAGGAAATGGCCTCCAGGCTTAAACTCCCTCGAAACCAGACAGAATTCCAGAAGGCAATATGACAATTACGTTTGTAAAAGAGTCCCTGGTAAACAAGCAGTGCTAGTTCTTTATTGTGATAATACTCATATGCCGGAAGACATGATGGTTGAACCTGGACTAGTGATGATTTTTGCACATGgcatagaataa